The Cynocephalus volans isolate mCynVol1 chromosome 2, mCynVol1.pri, whole genome shotgun sequence genome window below encodes:
- the LOC134370705 gene encoding zinc finger protein 25-like, which yields MRNVPLQELVSFEDVGVDFTWEEWQDLDSAQRTLYRDVMLETYSSLVSLGYCISKPEVIFQLEQGAELWSVEELSNQSLPGPSVTLGREARKSRVQQMLAMFSCFHQFFPQVWSACIKHVPFTVSKEGSQSDLTRHRFHTGDEPYECDECRKTCQKLHLTVHQKTHAEEKPYECNECGKTFSQRSYLRKYQKTHTEEKSYECNVYGKTFCHKLALIVNYRIHTRGNMNAVNVEKPFARSQTLGCIKSALTEHQSSHGKNRMNVMNVEEPFARNQPSTSIRVLKQEKPYECDECGKTFSQKVYTGEKPYEGNGCGKTFSQRSHLRKHQKTHREEKSYKCNECGKTFCLKSALTEHQSSHRKNCMNGNMNINDEHYFEA from the exons ATGAGAAACGTTCCCTTACAGGAGTTGGTGTCATTTGAGGATGTGGGtgtggacttcacctgggaggagtggcaggacctgGACAGTGCTCAGAGGACTTTGTACAGGGATGTAatgctggagacctacagcaGCCTAGTGTCATTGG GGTACTGCATTTCCAAACCTGAGGTGATCTTCCAGCTGGAGCAAGGAGCAGAGCTGTGGTCAGTAGAAGAGCTCTCAAACCAGAGCCTCCCAGGACCGTCAGTTACACTGGGCAGGGAGGCCAGGAAGAGCAGAGTCCAGCAGATGCTGGCAATGTTCAGCtgttttcaccagtttttccctCAGGTTTGGTCTGCATGCATCAAGCATGTGCCTTTTACAGTCTCCAAGGAGGGCTCTCAA TCAGACCTTACTAGACATAGATTTCACACAGGAGACGAACCATATGAATGTGATGAATGTAGAAAAACCTGCCAGAAGTTGCACCTCACTGTACATCAGAAAACTCATGCAgaagagaaaccttatgaatgtaatgaatgtgggaaaaccttcagcCAGAGGTCATACCTCAGGAAGTATCAGAAAACTCACACAGAAGAGAAATCCTATGAATGTAATGTATATGGGAAAACTTTCTGCCATAAGTTGGCTCTTATTGTGAATTACAGAATTCACACAAGGGGAAACATGAATGCAGTGAATGTAGAAAAACCTTTTGCAAGAAGTCAAACCTTAGGGTGCATCAAG TCAGCCCTCACTGAACATCAGAGTTCACATGGGAAAAACcgtatgaatgtaatgaatgtggaagaACCTTTTGCCAGAAATCAGCCCTCAACAAGCATCAGGGTACTCAAACaggagaaaccatatgaatgtgatgaatgtggaaaaaccttttcaCAGAA AGTttacacaggagagaaaccctatgaaggTAACGGGTGTGGGAAAACCTTCAGCCAGAGGTCACACCTCAGGAAGCATCAGAAAACTCACAGAGAAGAGAAATCctataaatgtaatgaatgtgggaaaacatTTTGCCTGAAGTCAGCCCTCACTGAACATCAGAGTTCACACAGGAAAAACTGTATGAAT GGAAATATGAACATCAATGATGAACATTACTTTGAAGCCTGA